Proteins co-encoded in one Chitinophagales bacterium genomic window:
- a CDS encoding metal-dependent hydrolase, with amino-acid sequence MQFTFYGHSCFSVTIKGKNILFDPFITPNPKAKDIDVNSIEADYILLSHGHGDHVADALTIAKNTGATIVSNYEIIDWYKSQGYEIGHPLNHGGAWNFDFGKVKYVNAIHGSVLPDGTYGGNPGGFVITSDEGNFYFAGDTALTMDMKLIPKITKLDFAVLPIGDNFTMGYKDAIIAAEFVECDKIVGVHYDTFGYIEIDKDVAKAAFTSKGKELILMKIGETRDL; translated from the coding sequence ATGCAGTTCACTTTTTATGGACATTCGTGTTTTAGTGTCACTATCAAGGGCAAAAATATTCTTTTTGACCCATTTATTACACCCAATCCCAAAGCAAAAGATATAGATGTTAACAGTATCGAAGCAGATTATATTTTATTGTCGCATGGACATGGTGATCACGTAGCCGATGCCTTGACAATTGCAAAAAATACAGGTGCTACGATTGTTTCTAACTATGAAATCATAGATTGGTACAAAAGTCAGGGTTATGAAATCGGTCATCCTTTGAATCATGGAGGTGCTTGGAACTTTGATTTTGGAAAAGTAAAGTATGTCAATGCCATTCATGGGAGCGTTTTACCCGATGGTACTTATGGCGGTAATCCTGGTGGTTTTGTGATTACTTCTGACGAAGGCAATTTCTACTTTGCAGGAGATACCGCATTAACCATGGATATGAAGCTGATACCTAAGATTACAAAATTAGATTTTGCTGTTTTACCCATTGGTGATAATTTTACAATGGGCTACAAAGATGCGATTATTGCAGCTGAATTTGTGGAATGTGACAAAATAGTGGGTGTACATTACGATACTTTTGGTTATATTGAAATTGACAAAGACGTTGCAAAAGCAGCTTTTACTTCAAAAGGAAAAGAATTGATTTTGATGAAGATTGGTGAAACGAGAGATTTGTAA